In Oryzias melastigma strain HK-1 linkage group LG18, ASM292280v2, whole genome shotgun sequence, one DNA window encodes the following:
- the LOC112156097 gene encoding interferon-induced protein 44-like, producing MDEKCTERLQFENPWRTVTWTPEERKKLMEKIKSYKHPKSSLFNARILVVGAVGAGKSSFFNSFKSVFRGHVTNQGMAGNLSGKSLTTQFCSFTVKPEPEGESLPLVICDTMGLEADEERGIHIDDITNVINGHVLEGYQFNPSVPLKRDAHGFRKNPKLKDKIHCVAYVVDATNVSIMPQNMEKKLKATRKTVNSSRVPQLVLLTKIDEACPLVKKNIRKVYKSTYIKELMQEASARVGVPLSCVVPVKNYSEELELDMNTDILLLHAVVQILRLLDDFFDEPRG from the exons atggatgaaaaatgTACAG AACGCTTACAGTTTGAAAATCCATGGAGGACAGTGACTTGGACGCCTGA GGAAAGGAAGAAGTTGATGGAGAAAATTAAATCCTACAAACATCCAAAAAGCTCCTTGTTCAACGCTCGGATTTTAGTTGTTGGAGCAGTTGGAGCTGGAAAGTCCAGCTTCTTCAATTCTTTCAAGTCTGTATTTAGAGGTCATGTCACCAACCAGGGCATGGCTGGAAATCTATCCGGCAAAAGCCTGACAACACAG TTTTGCAGCTTTACTGTGAAGCCTGAACCTGAAGGTGAATCTCTGCCACTCGTCATTTGTGATACCATGGGACTGGAGGCAGACGAGGAGAGGGGGATTCATATTGATGATATCACTAACGTCATCAATGGTCATGTACTTGAAGGTTATCAG TTCAACCCCTCTGTTCCTCTGAAACGTGACGCTCACGGTTTCCGCAAGAATCCAAAACTCAAAGACAAGATCCACTGTGTGGCTTATGTCGTAGATGCCACCAATGTCTCCATCATGCCCCAAAATATGGAGAAGAAACTGAAAGCTACCCGCAAGACAGTCAACTCGTCAC gGGTCCCTCAGCTGGTGTTGCTCACTAAGATAGATGAAGCCTGCCCtctggtgaaaaaaaatatcagaaaagtCTACAAGAGCACGTACATCAAGGAATTA ATGCAGGAGGCTTCCGCTCGGGTCGGTGTACCTTTGTCCTGCGTTGTTCCAGTGAAGAACTACAGTGAGGAGCTGGAATTAGACATGAACACAGACATCCTGCTGCTCCATGCAGTTGTTCAGATACTTCGCCTTCTGGATGACTTCTTTGATGAGCCCAGAGGCTGA